In Primulina huaijiensis isolate GDHJ02 chromosome 4, ASM1229523v2, whole genome shotgun sequence, the DNA window aaTGTAATGTGATTAAGTGCTGGCATGACACATCAACATAATACTGATCTATGCAGTATCATATCAACACTCTTGATTATAAacaaggtaaaaacttgtgtgagacggtctcacgggtcgtattttatgagacatgtctcttatttggatcatctataaaaaatatattactttttatgctaagagtattactttttattgtgaatatcgttaggattgatccgtcttatagataaagattcgtgagactgtcttacaagagacatactctataaaaaaattaaaatcaccAAAAAAACGAAAGACACATAATTTTGGCTAATATATGATAAAATGGAACCAAAAATTTCCCGTTTTAAATCAAAAAACACATTTCTCATTCATATATTATACAGTATTTGGATAGCAAGTTAGAGGGATTGCAATTTTATTTGAGACCAGTATTTGAaagttttaataaattaattctaCTATTAGATACTATGATCGATCATGTATACTTATTCgacattttataaaaaatggTGTATAAATATCCACTTCTGATTTTCAGgcattattcatttttttaatttttcctcatttctttgtAATCTAAATCAGAATATGTTGCAAATACTTCCTTAAATTCTTAACTTTTTTCAAatgttcatcaatcaaaattgTCTTTATGCGCATCCTtgaatatatacaaaaaaattcttaaaGTTCTATAAATTTgaagtataatatatatattatgatttttaatgttaAGATTTCAATACCAATTAATGCTATCAAGTGTAAAATTAAAAGGGAAATTAAGGTGCTGAAAACTTGTGAGGTTAGGAGAGACTCAAGGAGATCTCTTTGTTTGCCATTCACAAACTAATCTCCCTGCAAGGATCTCCATTCTCCTTCTTCCCCAGACATTCAagaaatatcatcaatattttcaACAATCTTCCATGTCCAAAAATGCCAAGCAAGCTTAAGAAAGCAATTGGTGCAGTAAAAGATCAAACCAGCATCAGTCTTGCCAAGGTCGTCTCGAGCAACAATTGTTCGAATCTTGAAGTTTCGGTCCTCAAAGCCACGACACATGATGATGTCCCCATCGATGACAAATATGTTTCTGAAGTCCTGCAGATAGTCTCCTCCAACAAAGTCCATGCGGCTGCCTGCGCTCGAGCCATCGGGAAACGAATAGGCCGGACCCGTAATTGGGTTGTGGCGTTAAAGTCGTTGATGCTCGTTCTTCGAATATTCCAAGATGGTGATCCATATTTCCCTAGAGAAGTCCTCCATGCAATGAAGAGAGGAGCCAAGATTCTCAACCTTTCAGGCTTCCGGGATGATTCGAATTCGAGTCCATGGGATTTCACCGCCTTTGTGCGTACGTTTGCTCTGTACCTTGATGAGCGTTTGGAGTGCTTTCTGACGGGGAAGCTTCAGCGAAGATATAAGAACAAGGAGCTGGAAAGTTGGAGCTACCATAGGAGACAAAGTCGCAAAGCTAACGAACCGGTCCATGACATGAAACCAGCGATGTTGCTCGATAAAATCTCGTATTGGCAACGGTTGCTTGATCGTGCTATTGGCACTAGGCCTACCGGTGCTGCGAAAACGAATCGCTTGGTGCATATTTCTGTGTATGCTGTGGTGCAAGAAAGTTTTGAACTGTACAAAGACATTTCTGATGGGCTGTCCCTTCTTTTGGATAGTTTTTTTCATTTACAACATCAGAATTGTGTGTCTGCCTTTCAGGCATGTATCAAGGCTTCGAAGCAATACCAAGAACTAAGTTCTTTCTATGACTTGTGCAAAAGCATAGGCGTAGGGAGGACCTCGGAGTATCCGAGCGTGCAGACGATATCCGAGGAACTTATCGAGACACTGCAAGAATTCTTGAAAGATCAGTCTTCTTTTTCATGTACTGCGAAGCCCACAAACAAGCTTCTGCTTCTCCCGGCTCCGTCAACTCCTAGTATTGCTTCGAGATCAGCACGACACGACAGCTACGGAGGGCAGTCCGAATTCTCGGTGGCAACAAGTTCATACTCCAAGAGAACTTCTGAATTTGGTTCACAATGTACCTCACTAGAAGACCTCATAAGCGCTACCGAGAGTGGGATAAGCCCTGCTATTTCCATTGATCTAGAGGCTTACTCGGATCAATTCGACAAACCTTCACAGAGGGACGACGCGTTTAGGATAAGTGACTCCTGTTCGACACGATCTTTGCCTGTCTCAAACTCAATGGCTGATCTAGTTTCGTTGAGCGACTGGTCCGAGCAGGACGAAAAGGAACAAGAGCTTAATCAGCTAGAGCAGAATCAGCCAATATCTTTGGATTACTCGGTTTCAAAAAATTGGGAGCTTGTGCTCGTTGAAACTTTGTCATCAACATCAGCCAATTCATCAAAAACCTCTAATGGTGACAAGTTGGATGCCTTCATAGTACAAAAAACAGATGCAGATATTTCGAAAAACGGTTCAGAGCCTGTATTATTCGACACGGTCCCATCGAAGAACAATCACTACAATCCATTTCTACAGGATCTTGAACCATCAAGTGTACAGCTATTTACAGTAGTAGCGCCTACATTTCAAGAAACTCCAACTTTTTCTGCACAGAATTCGAATCAAGAATCATCGTTTTTGCACAACGAGAACGATCCCTTCAATGCATTTTCAGGCGAACATGCGTTCAGTACTTCGACGAATCAGAATAATATACAGCACGAACAACAGTTGTGGTTGCAAAATCAGAAAAAGATTATTGCTAAACATATGGTTTAAATTGATTTACCCTTTATTTTCTTCCTCCTcgatttcattatttatttgacatgAACAAGATCATGATTTTGCCATTTCATTTATTGGTTCTTAATCTTATTGTAGGTAGAAACTATTTGATTTctccatttatttaattttaatcttaATTATACCATGATAATTGAAAACTTGGTTTATTACTAATAAATTAgactattaataaaaaaattgaccaTGATTTCGGATATGTGTGTCTATTTGATGGTATTGTATCATATCCCTTAGATATCAGTATTACCATTTTCCTATCGCTGACCATGTCTCCTGCAGAGACAGTATTACTCGTTAAGATCTGGCGTCACTTTTTTATAGCCCACCTAACTCTCTATATCAAGCACGAAAACGTCAACAGCTTGATACACGAAAAATTCCCGACAGGTCACCCATACATACATTATTCTAACTCATACACGCTTAACATAACACATGACCAATGACAATAGACTGAATTTGTTGGAGTAGAGTTTCAGTCAACAACATAGGGAATTGGAGGAACACCGTTATAGGACAGAAACTTGTGTGTCCTTTATTATGGATTCCACCTAGGTGTTGGCCCGACGCTTACTGCCCATTGGCACTGAGGATGCACCGTTTCCGCCCCATTTTACATGGCCGCCCCAGTATCAGATAGAGGATACACCTGCACCACCCCAATCCATAGATGGTGAAGATGTTGAGGAAGATGTGTTATATGCAGAGGAAGACGTTTTAGATTGCTTGGTGTCCCATTGAATTATGCTAGTTGTCGAGTTTTCCAAGTTggttctttttcattttttaaaaggaaaataaataaataaataaaatgtctaGTTGTGTCAAAGTTGTGGAAGAAGTAATCGTTGGGCAAATGTTGAGATATTTTTGGCGCACCAAACTTTGCCACGTAAGCATAAAGTATATGACGTATCAGAGACAATATAATAATTGCACAACACCCACTCGAATACGATAATAAGGCATATTGTCTCTATACACGATCAATTACAGGACTTCTTTGACTAAACACACCTAGTTATTCACCTCTATCCTATCCTAGCAGTAGCCCTGTAACATGTTCAACCGAAACAGCCCTCGAAGAATGAGCATACACAATACACGTCATcgtacataacagttatattaccaacaataataaatataattgaaataacaataaaaatacttTATTTGTTGTTTCTGGATAACGACTGATATCATTATAACCAACAGTATTCACCAATGTCTCTATCCTACTATTTCTCCTATTACTGTGAGAAACAATATCAACAATAAGTCGTTCTACTATTTTTGTGACACGTCACTCTCCTACTACTGCGAAAAACAACAATATCATTGCTCAGTTACCGGCAGCCAAcaacatcaataataataaaaaaaacaacatacATAATATCAAAACACTAATTCCCAGTGATTTTCCATCGTTCAACTCAACACGATATTATTCATCACTATTAAACAAGTAAACACATACCTGATAAtcgattatatatattatctgTTTATGTCTTTGAACATGAGGCTTATGACATATCTATATAATTCAACAATAATTATTAGATCATTGTCATCTTAGCCACACAATCATAACTacatcaatataaaacataaaataccCTACAATAGTTAAtggaacaaaaatataaaactctaTTATAAATCTCCATCGTTTAACAATTAATTTTATGTGTTTGTTTCGATAAGATCGTTGATTT includes these proteins:
- the LOC140975911 gene encoding clathrin coat assembly protein AP180, which encodes MPSKLKKAIGAVKDQTSISLAKVVSSNNCSNLEVSVLKATTHDDVPIDDKYVSEVLQIVSSNKVHAAACARAIGKRIGRTRNWVVALKSLMLVLRIFQDGDPYFPREVLHAMKRGAKILNLSGFRDDSNSSPWDFTAFVRTFALYLDERLECFLTGKLQRRYKNKELESWSYHRRQSRKANEPVHDMKPAMLLDKISYWQRLLDRAIGTRPTGAAKTNRLVHISVYAVVQESFELYKDISDGLSLLLDSFFHLQHQNCVSAFQACIKASKQYQELSSFYDLCKSIGVGRTSEYPSVQTISEELIETLQEFLKDQSSFSCTAKPTNKLLLLPAPSTPSIASRSARHDSYGGQSEFSVATSSYSKRTSEFGSQCTSLEDLISATESGISPAISIDLEAYSDQFDKPSQRDDAFRISDSCSTRSLPVSNSMADLVSLSDWSEQDEKEQELNQLEQNQPISLDYSVSKNWELVLVETLSSTSANSSKTSNGDKLDAFIVQKTDADISKNGSEPVLFDTVPSKNNHYNPFLQDLEPSSVQLFTVVAPTFQETPTFSAQNSNQESSFLHNENDPFNAFSGEHAFSTSTNQNNIQHEQQLWLQNQKKIIAKHMV